A region of Acidobacteriota bacterium DNA encodes the following proteins:
- a CDS encoding efflux RND transporter periplasmic adaptor subunit: MFQAFSKANLLLSLIFVLACGGGRGAEEGAQRGGGPPGGRGAWGGGSAVANAAVPVEVAPVVRRAVSAYLETHGTLEAENEVDLVARIGGPLVEVATEEGRRVRRGDLLARIDPDEVRAEREIALVEKNEAELTYQRLQRLYDGGLVSLEQLEQARGRAESARAQLEGREIQLAYTEVRAPFDGLIVRRYVKQAENVGVNTPLFRLSDFDPLLCPIQVPERELSRLREGQPARLEVEAWPGESFAARVLRISPVIAAATGTVEVTLEVTGRGLLRPGMFASVFLETDRRADALVIPFAALALDRLGDSVYVVEGGLAVRQEIDLGFRERDSVEVLNGLTDGDQVVVVGQDGLADGTPVEILSGGGDADPQAQQAQGSDTGQRPATDSAAANDPTTARGERRGPPRSGPRAGEDRDARIEEARQRMRQRGLSEEEIEQRIERFREGAGRRPEAPASSGPAAADEAPRRLPTGDGPPIAERIEQARERMRQRGLSEEEIEQRIERFRNAGEGGGPDAAELERMRRRMAERGLTPEQIEQRLERLRQGGNRRPAPQPPR, from the coding sequence ATGTTTCAAGCCTTTTCGAAGGCGAATCTCTTGCTGTCCCTGATTTTCGTTCTGGCCTGTGGTGGCGGTCGAGGTGCCGAAGAGGGTGCGCAGCGCGGCGGCGGACCTCCCGGTGGCCGCGGCGCCTGGGGTGGTGGCAGCGCGGTCGCCAACGCCGCCGTGCCGGTCGAGGTCGCACCGGTGGTGCGGCGGGCGGTGTCCGCCTATCTCGAAACCCACGGCACCCTCGAAGCCGAAAACGAGGTCGATCTGGTGGCCCGCATCGGCGGACCGCTGGTGGAGGTGGCCACCGAGGAGGGTCGTCGGGTGCGCCGGGGCGATCTCCTCGCCCGCATCGATCCCGACGAGGTGCGTGCCGAACGCGAGATCGCCCTGGTCGAGAAGAACGAGGCCGAGCTCACCTATCAACGGCTGCAGCGCCTCTATGACGGCGGCCTGGTCAGCCTCGAGCAGCTCGAGCAGGCGCGTGGCCGGGCCGAGTCGGCCCGTGCTCAGCTCGAGGGGCGAGAGATCCAGCTCGCCTACACCGAGGTGCGGGCGCCCTTCGATGGCCTGATCGTCCGGCGCTACGTCAAGCAGGCCGAGAATGTCGGCGTCAACACGCCGCTGTTTCGCCTCTCCGATTTCGACCCTCTGCTGTGCCCGATCCAGGTTCCAGAGCGAGAGCTGTCGCGGCTCCGCGAGGGCCAGCCGGCGCGCCTCGAGGTCGAGGCCTGGCCCGGCGAGAGCTTCGCGGCCCGGGTGCTACGCATCAGCCCAGTGATCGCCGCCGCCACCGGCACCGTCGAGGTCACCCTCGAGGTCACCGGCCGCGGTCTGCTGCGCCCCGGCATGTTCGCCTCGGTCTTTCTCGAGACGGACCGCCGCGCCGACGCCCTGGTGATTCCCTTCGCCGCCCTCGCCCTCGACCGCCTCGGGGACTCGGTCTACGTCGTCGAGGGGGGGCTGGCGGTTCGGCAGGAGATCGACCTCGGCTTTCGCGAGAGGGACTCGGTCGAGGTCCTCAACGGTCTCACTGACGGGGACCAGGTGGTGGTGGTCGGCCAGGACGGCCTCGCCGACGGCACGCCGGTCGAGATCCTGTCCGGCGGCGGCGATGCGGATCCGCAAGCGCAACAGGCCCAAGGCTCCGACACTGGCCAGCGTCCAGCCACCGACAGCGCAGCAGCGAACGATCCGACGACAGCGCGAGGCGAGCGCCGCGGCCCGCCGCGATCCGGACCGCGCGCCGGGGAAGACCGCGACGCCAGGATCGAAGAAGCCCGCCAGCGGATGCGCCAGCGAGGCCTCTCTGAGGAGGAGATCGAGCAGCGCATCGAGCGCTTCCGGGAAGGCGCCGGCCGCCGGCCGGAAGCGCCCGCCAGCAGCGGACCTGCGGCCGCCGACGAAGCGCCGAGGCGACTTCCCACCGGAGATGGACCGCCGATCGCGGAACGCATCGAACAGGCCCGCGAGCGCATGCGCCAGCGAGGCCTTTCGGAAGAGGAGATCGAGCAGCGCATCGAGCGCTTTCGGAACGCCGGAGAGGGTGGAGGTCCGGACGCCGCCGAGCTCGAGCGCATGCGCCGCCGCATGGCAGAGCGCGGCCTGACGCCGGAACAGATCGAGCAGCGCCTGGAACGCCTGCGCCAAGGCGGCAACCGCCGACCGGCGCCGCAACCACCCCGCTAG
- a CDS encoding efflux RND transporter permease subunit — MKIVDFSIRRPVTVAICALAGIVFGSVAFSRLPTDLLPDLTYPSLTVRTDFEGAAPLEVESLVTRPVENVVGVVNGVNRVTSSSRADRSEVTLEFAWGTDMDIAGLEVRERLDVLDLPDDAERPILLRYDPSLDPILRLALAGEDDLFRLRRIAEEEVQRHLERLEGVAAVVVSGGLEEEIQVEVDERRLANLGLEAERIAERLGQENINLTGGRLREGNAEFLVRTVNELLRPEDLRRLIVAREDGTNILLEDVAQVRQGHREREVITRIDGRESVEIAIFKEGGTNTVTVSDTVQESLAGLGGRLEELAPDLSLTIISDQAGFIRSAVRQVLEAALFGGLLAVLVLYLFLGNWRSTLMVALAIPISVVATFFLMFSFGVSLNIMSLGGLTLGIGLLVDNAIVVLEAIQRRRDQGLELIEAARRGTSEVGRAVVASTLTTLCVFLPIVFVEGVGGQLFRDQALTVTFSLVVSLAVALTVLPMAVSRGSRPKPAQADLEGGVLFRLAVRLVRALRTLFGAIGQLIHALIHPLARLFRRAFDALNGLYGQLLPPVLKRPGRVLLAALLGLAASLTLFPRLGQELIPELVQGELYLDLELPPGTPLETTANTLREIEATADDHPAVASVYALAGTSNEQGGVAGELRENLGQLTLRLTPPVARQREEALMADLRPILDRQPGLAYRFGRPSYFSFQTPLELELRGYNLELLERLAGNVLRGMQEIPGLRDVKSSTEGGNPELRIRFDRERLATLDITLAQASAAIRTKVNGTVATDIQRRDRTIDIRVRADERYRDSSGDLLQLAVDRQGKTAIPLSAVATVEEIEGPAEIRRAEGERVAVITANLAGRDLASVSKQLSELLAGLALPAGFDWELGGQRREMATSYGSMATALLLAVFLVYLVMASQFESFIHPLVILCSVPFSLVGVLATLWIAGVSISIVVLIGVVLLAGIVVNNAILLVDTANRLRRDGDDVDSALIAAGKARLRPILMTTATTVLGLAPMALGVGEGSELRSPMALTVIGGLLVSTALTLIVLPAFYRLVERGE, encoded by the coding sequence GTGAAGATCGTCGACTTCTCGATTCGCCGACCGGTGACGGTGGCGATTTGCGCCCTCGCCGGCATCGTCTTCGGCAGCGTCGCTTTCTCGCGCCTGCCCACGGACCTGCTGCCGGATCTCACCTACCCATCCCTCACCGTGCGCACCGATTTCGAAGGGGCGGCCCCCCTCGAGGTCGAGAGCTTGGTGACGCGACCGGTCGAGAACGTCGTCGGCGTGGTCAACGGCGTCAACCGGGTGACCTCGAGCTCGCGCGCCGACCGCAGCGAGGTGACCCTCGAGTTCGCCTGGGGCACGGACATGGACATCGCCGGCCTGGAAGTGCGCGAACGCCTCGACGTCCTCGACCTGCCGGACGACGCCGAGCGCCCCATCCTGCTGCGCTACGACCCCTCCCTCGATCCCATCCTGCGCCTCGCCCTCGCCGGCGAGGACGACCTCTTCCGCCTGCGCCGCATCGCCGAGGAAGAGGTCCAGCGACACCTCGAACGGCTCGAAGGGGTGGCCGCGGTGGTGGTCAGCGGCGGCCTCGAGGAGGAGATCCAGGTCGAGGTCGACGAACGACGGCTGGCCAACCTCGGCCTCGAGGCCGAGCGCATCGCCGAGCGCTTGGGGCAAGAGAACATCAATCTCACCGGCGGCCGCCTACGCGAAGGCAACGCCGAGTTCCTGGTGCGCACCGTCAACGAGCTGCTGCGGCCGGAAGATCTCCGGCGCCTGATCGTGGCGCGGGAAGACGGCACCAACATCCTCCTCGAGGACGTCGCCCAGGTCCGCCAAGGCCACCGCGAGCGCGAGGTGATCACCCGCATCGACGGACGCGAGAGTGTCGAGATCGCCATCTTCAAGGAAGGTGGCACCAACACGGTGACGGTCTCGGACACGGTCCAGGAGAGCCTCGCCGGCCTCGGCGGCCGCCTCGAAGAGCTCGCCCCGGACCTTTCCTTGACCATCATCTCGGATCAGGCCGGCTTCATCCGCAGCGCGGTGCGACAAGTGCTCGAAGCGGCGCTCTTCGGTGGCCTGCTGGCGGTCCTGGTGCTCTATCTCTTCCTCGGCAACTGGCGCAGCACCCTGATGGTGGCGCTGGCGATCCCGATCTCCGTCGTCGCCACCTTCTTCCTGATGTTCTCCTTCGGCGTCTCCCTCAACATCATGTCCCTGGGAGGGCTCACCCTCGGCATCGGCCTCCTGGTCGACAACGCCATCGTCGTCCTCGAAGCCATTCAGCGCCGCCGCGATCAGGGCCTCGAGCTCATCGAAGCGGCCCGTCGGGGCACCAGCGAGGTCGGCCGCGCGGTGGTCGCCAGCACCCTCACCACCCTGTGCGTCTTCCTCCCCATCGTGTTCGTCGAAGGGGTCGGCGGCCAGCTCTTCCGGGATCAGGCGCTCACCGTCACCTTCTCCCTGGTGGTCTCCTTGGCCGTCGCTTTGACGGTGTTGCCGATGGCGGTCTCGCGGGGTTCTCGGCCGAAACCAGCTCAGGCCGACTTGGAGGGTGGCGTGCTGTTTCGCCTGGCCGTCCGGCTGGTGCGGGCGCTGCGCACCCTGTTCGGAGCCATCGGCCAGCTGATCCACGCCCTCATCCACCCGCTGGCAAGGCTCTTTCGGCGTGCCTTCGACGCTCTCAACGGGCTTTACGGCCAACTGCTACCGCCGGTGTTGAAGCGTCCTGGCCGGGTGCTCCTCGCCGCCCTGCTGGGGCTGGCGGCTAGCTTGACGTTGTTCCCGCGCCTCGGCCAAGAGCTGATTCCGGAGCTGGTCCAGGGCGAGCTCTACCTCGACCTCGAGCTGCCCCCCGGCACTCCCCTCGAAACCACCGCCAACACGCTGCGAGAGATCGAAGCCACCGCCGACGATCATCCCGCGGTGGCTTCCGTCTACGCCCTCGCCGGGACCTCCAACGAGCAGGGCGGCGTGGCGGGCGAGCTGCGCGAGAATCTCGGCCAGCTCACCCTTCGCCTGACGCCACCGGTGGCGCGCCAACGGGAAGAGGCCCTGATGGCCGACCTCCGGCCGATCCTCGATCGCCAGCCGGGCCTGGCCTATCGCTTCGGCCGGCCCAGCTACTTCAGCTTCCAAACGCCCCTCGAGCTCGAGCTCCGCGGCTACAACCTCGAGCTGCTCGAGCGCCTCGCCGGCAATGTCCTTCGCGGCATGCAGGAGATTCCGGGCCTGCGCGACGTCAAGAGCTCCACCGAAGGAGGCAATCCTGAGCTGCGCATCCGCTTCGATCGCGAGCGCCTGGCCACCCTCGACATCACCCTGGCGCAGGCCTCGGCGGCGATCCGCACCAAGGTCAACGGCACCGTCGCCACCGACATCCAGCGTCGCGACCGCACCATCGACATCCGGGTGCGCGCCGACGAGCGCTACCGCGACAGCAGCGGCGACCTGCTCCAGCTCGCCGTCGATCGTCAGGGCAAGACCGCCATCCCGCTATCCGCCGTGGCCACCGTCGAGGAGATCGAAGGTCCCGCCGAGATCCGGCGCGCCGAGGGCGAGCGCGTCGCCGTGATCACCGCCAACCTCGCCGGCCGCGATCTGGCGTCGGTCTCGAAGCAGCTCAGCGAGCTGCTCGCAGGACTGGCCCTGCCGGCCGGCTTCGATTGGGAGCTGGGTGGTCAGCGGCGAGAGATGGCGACCTCCTACGGCAGCATGGCGACAGCTCTTCTGCTGGCGGTCTTCCTGGTCTACCTGGTGATGGCCTCCCAGTTCGAGTCCTTCATCCATCCCCTGGTGATTCTGTGCAGCGTGCCGTTTTCCCTGGTCGGCGTCCTGGCGACCCTGTGGATCGCCGGCGTCAGTATCAGCATCGTGGTGCTGATCGGCGTCGTCCTGCTCGCTGGCATCGTGGTCAACAACGCCATCCTGCTGGTCGATACGGCCAACCGCCTGCGCCGCGACGGCGACGACGTCGACTCGGCGCTGATCGCCGCCGGCAAGGCCCGCCTGCGGCCGATCCTGATGACCACCGCCACCACCGTCCTCGGCCTCGCTCCGATGGCCCTCGGCGTCGGCGAAGGCAGCGAGCTGCGCTCCCCCATGGCCCTCACCGTCATCGGCGGCCTGCTGGTCTCCACCGCCCTGACCCTGATCGTGCTGCCGGCCTTCTATCGCCTGGTCGAGCGGGGCGAGTAG